A stretch of the Macaca mulatta isolate MMU2019108-1 chromosome 16, T2T-MMU8v2.0, whole genome shotgun sequence genome encodes the following:
- the NSRP1 gene encoding nuclear speckle splicing regulatory protein 1 isoform X3: protein MKQTKLEIQKALAEDATVYEYDSIYDEMQKKKEENNPKLLLGKDRKPKYIHNLLKAVEIRKKEQEKRMEKKIQREREMEKGEFDDKEAFVTSAYKKKLQERAEEEEREKRAAALEACLDVTKQRDLSGFYRHLLNQAVGEEEVPKCSFREARSGIKEEKSRGYSKEVSSKSRIPQEKCILQTDVKVEKNPDADSDFDAKSSEDDEVEETRVNCRREKVIETPENDSKHHRNQNHSRSPSEERGHSARHHTKGSRTSRGHEKREDQHQQKQSRDQENHYTDRDYWKERDSHRHREASHRDSHWKRHEQEDKPRSRDQRERSDRVWKREKDREKYSQREQERDRQQNDQNRHSEKGEKEEKSKAKEEHMKVRKERYENNGKYRDREKREVSVQSSERNRDRKESSPNSRAKDTFLDQEISNKMRNIAKDKERNQEKASNSESSLGTKHRLTEERQEKGKEPDRPPEAVSKFAKRNNEETVMSARDRYLARQMARVNTKTYIEKEDD from the exons ccCAAGTATATTCACAACTTGCTAAAAGCTGTTGAGATCAGAAAAAAGGAAcaggaaaaaagaatggaaaagaaaatccagAGAGAACGAGAAATGGAAAAGGGAGAGTTTGATGATAAAGAAGCATTTGTGACGTCTGCATATAAGAAAAAACTGCAAGAGAgagctgaggaagaagaaagagaaaagagggctGCTGCACTGGAAG CATGTTTGGATGTAACCAAGCAGAGAGATCTCAGTGGATTTTATAGGCACCTATTAAATCAAGCAGTTGGTGAAGAGGAAGTACCTAAATGCAGCTTTCGTGAAGCCAG atctggtataaaggaagaaaaatcaaggGGCTACTCCAAAGAAGTAAGTTCAAAAAGCAGAATACCACAGGAGAAATGCATTCTTCAAACTGATGTGAAAGTAGAGAAAAACCCAGATGCGGACAGTGACTTTGATGCTAAGAGCAGTGAGGATGATGAAGTAGAAGAAACTAGAGTGAACTGCAGAAGGGAAAAGGTCATAGAGACTCCTGAGAATGACTCCAAGCACCACAGGAATCAAAACCACTCTCGGTCACCTAGTGAAGAAAGAGGGCACAGTGCCAGACACCACACGAAAGGATCACGAACATCGAGAGGACATGAGAAAAGGGAAGATCAGCACCAACAGAAGCAATCCAGAGACCAGGAGAACCATTACACTGACCGTGATTACTGGAAAGAAAGGGATTCTCATAGGCACAGAGAGGCCAGTCATAGAGATTCCCATTGGAAGAGGCATGAACAGGAAGATAAACCAAGGTCAAGggaccaaagagaaagaagtgacAGAGTGtggaaaagggagaaagacaGGGAGAAATATTCCcaaagagaacaagaaagagaTAGACAACAAAATGATCAGAACCGACACagtgagaaaggagagaaggaagagaaaagcaaagcaaaggaaGAGCATATGAAAGTAAGGAAGGAAAGATATGAAAATAATGGTAAatacagagatagagaaaaaCGAGAAGTAAGTGTTCAATCTTCAGAAAGAAATCGAGATAGAAAGGAAAGCAGCCCAAATTCTAGGGCAAAGGATACATTTCTTGACCAAGAAATATCCAACAAAATGAGAAACATAGcaaaggacaaagaaagaaacCAGGAGAAAGCCTCTAATTCTGAATCATCACTGGGAACAAaacacagactcacagaggaaaggCAAGAGAAGGGTAAAGAACCAGACAGACCACCTGAGGCAGTGAGCAAGTTTGCAAAGCGGAACAATGAAGAAACTGTAATGTCAGCTAGAGACAGGTACTTGGCCAGGCAGATGGCGCGGGTTAATACAAAGACCTATATTGAGAAAGAAGATGATTGA
- the SLC6A4 gene encoding sodium-dependent serotonin transporter isoform X1, whose product METTPLNSQKQLSACKDGEDCQENGVLQKVVPTPGDKVESGQISNGYSAVPSPGAGDDTRHSIPAATTTLVAELHQGERETWGKKVDFLLSVIGYAVDLGNVWRFPYICYQNGGGAFLIPYTIMAIFGGIPLFYMELALGQYHRNGCISIWRKICPIFKGIGYAICIIAFYIASYYNTIMAWALYYLISSFTDQLPWTSCKNSWNTGNCTNYFSEDNITWTLHSTSPAEEFYTRHVLQIHRSKGLQDLGGISWQLALCIMLIFTVIYFSIWKGVKTSGKVVWVTATFPYIILSVLLVRGATLPGAWRGVLFYLKPNWQKLLETGVWIDAAAQIFFSLGPGFGVLLAFASYNKFNNNCYQDALVTSVVNCMTSFVSGFVIFTVLGYMAEMRNEDVSEVAKDAGPSLLFITYAEAIANMPASTFFAIIFFLMLITLGLDSTFAGLEGVITAVLDEFPHIWAKRREWFVLAVVITCFFGSLVTLTFGGAYVVKLLEEYATGPAVLTVALIEAVAVSWFYGITQFCRDVKEMLGFSPGWFWRICWVAISPLFLLFIICSFLMSPPQLRLFQYNYPHWSIILGYCIGTSSFVCIPTYIAYRLISTPGTFKERIIKSITPETPTEIPCGDVRLNAV is encoded by the exons ATGGAGACCACACCCTTAAATTCTCAGAAGCAGCTCTCAGCGTGTAAGGATGGAGAAGACTGTCAGGAAAATGGAGTTCTACAGAAGGTTGTTCCCACCCCAGGGGACAAAGTGGAGTCCGGGCAAATATCCAATGGATACTCAGCAGTTCCAAGTCCTGGTGCGGGAGACGATACACGGCACTCTATCCCGGCGGCCACCACCACCCTAGTGGCTGAGCTTCATCAAGGGGAACGGGAGACCTGGGGCAAGAAGGTGGATTTCCTCCTCTCAGTCATTGGCTATGCTGTGGACCTGGGCAATGTCTGGCGCTTCCCCTACATATGTTACCAGAATGGAGGAG GGGCATTCCTCATCCCCTACACCATCATGGCCATTTTTGGGGGAATCCCGCTCTTTTACATGGAGCTCGCGCTGGGACAGTACCACCGAAATGGATGCATTTCAATATGGAGGAAAATCTGCCCGATTTTCAAAG GGATTGGTTATGCCATCTGCATCATTGCCTTTTACATTGCCTCCTACTACAACACCATCATGGCCTGGGCGCTATACTACCTCATCTCCTCCTTCACGGACCAGCTGCCCTGGACCAGCTGCAAGAACTCCTGGAACACTGGCAACTGCACCAATTACTTCTCTGAGGACAACATCACCTGGACCCTCCattccacctccccagctgaagaATTTTACAC GCGCCACGTCCTGCAGATCCACCGGTCTAAGGGGCTCCAGGACCTGGGGGGCATCAGCTGGCAGCTGGCCCTCTGCATCATGCTGATCTTCACTGTTATCTACTTCAGCATCTGGAAAGGCGTCAAGACCTCTGGCAAG GTGGTGTGGGTGACAGCCACCTTCCCTTATATCATCCTTTCTGTCCTGCTGGTGAGGGGCGCCACCCTCCCTGGAGCCTGGAGGGGTGTTCTCTTCTACTTGAAACCCAACTGGCAGAAACTCCTAGAGACAGGG GTGTGGATAGATGCAGCTGCTCAGATCTTCTTCTCTCTTGGTCCGGGCTTTGGGGTCCTGCTGGCTTTTGCTAGCTACAACAAGTTCAACAACAACTGCTACCA AGATGCCCTGGTGACCAGCGTGGTGAACTGCATGACGAGCTTCGTTTCGGGATTTGTCATCTTCACGGTGCTCGGTTACATGGCTGAGATGAGGAATGAAGATGTGTCTGAGGTGGCCAAAGATGCAG GTCCCAGCCTCCTCTTCATCACGTATGCAGAAGCGATAGCCAACATGCCAGCGTCCACTTTCTTTGCCATCATCTTCTTTCTGATGTTAATCACGCTGGGCTTGGACAGCACG TTTGCAGGCTTGGAGGGGGTGATCACAGCTGTGCTGGATGAGTTCCCACACATCTGGGCCAAGCGCCGGGAGTGGTTCGTGCTCGCCGTGGTCATCACCTGCTTCTTTGGATCCCTGGTCACCCTGACTTTT GGAGGGGCCTACGTGGTGAAGCTGCTGGAGGAGTACGCCACGGGGCCTGCAGTGCTCACTGTCGCGCTGATCGAGGCAGTCGCTGTGTCTTGGTTCTATG GCATCACTCAGTTCTGCAGGGACGTGAAGGAAATGCTGGGCTTCAGCCCGGGCTGGTTCTGGAGGATCTGCTGGGTGGCCATCAGCCCTCTGTTTCTCCTG TTCATCATTTGCAGTTTTCTGATGAGCCCACCACAGCTACGACTTTTCCAATATAATTATCCCCACTGGAGTATCATCTTGGGTTACTGCATAGGAACCTCATCTTTCGTCTGCATCCCCACATACATAGCTTATCGGCTGATCAGCACTCCAGGGACATTTAAGGAG CGTATTATTAAAAGTATCACCCCAGAAACACCAACAGAAATTCCTTGTGGGGACGTCCGCTTGAATGCTGTGTAA